The sequence TGATGCTGATCCCAAGGCCGGGCAGAAAAAGCATGGCACCGATAAAGGAGATTGACATTCCCATCATTACCCAGAAAGCCAGCCTGTACTCCAGAAACAGGGAGAGGATCAGCAGTACGATAAAGATAGCCAGAATGCCGTTTTCGGTGAGCAGTGAGAGCCGGCGGCTGTATTCTTCCGCATCGTTGCTGTCCACCCTGTACTGAACGCCGGGCGGGAAGTTCTGCTGTGCACGGTCGAGTACCGCAATGGCGGCTTCTTCGATGGCCAGGGGCGACTGGTCACCGATTCGGGAAATACTGATATCGACGGTAGGCTGACGGTTAAACTGGCCGTGGCCGCTGCCCTCGTCAAACCCGTCTCGGATCTGGGCAATGTCACCCAGCTGAATGGTACCGCCATCCTGAGTGGTAATAATATTAATTCGAGAATACTCTTCGGCAATCTGCCGGCGCTCCTGCAGCCGCAGCAAAATTTCACCTGACTCTGTTTCAACGGCTCCGGCCGGGATATCCTGGCTTGATTGACCCACAAGCGCGGCAATTTCGCCAAGTGTAAGGTCATATTCCTGCAGCACAGTGCGGGGTATTTCGATGTGGGTCATATAATCGGGTACATTGCCGATAGCCACCTGAGTGATATTCGGATCGTTCAGGAGCTGGTCGCGCACCTGCTCAGCTGTTCTGCGAAGTTCCATAATCTCTGCATCTCCGTAGATACCGATGCTGAGCACTTCCCGCTGGTTCGATTGCAGCCGTACTTCAGGTTCTTCAATGTCGTCCGGGAATGTGGTAATCCGGTTCACCGCCTGGTCGATATCCTGAAAGGCCTGCATTCGTTCAGCACCCGGAACCAGCTCAATGGTCACCGTTCCACTGCCTTCACCGGCTTCAGAAGTAATTTCCCGGATACCGTCCACACCGCGAACGGCCTCCTCGACGGGACGCAAAATTCCCTGCTCTACTTCAGCGGGGGCAGATCCGGGATACTGCACCGAGACTTCCACCACATCGAGCAGAAATTCGGGGTACACTTCCTTCTGGACCGTATAGGCAGCCCAAAACCCTCCAGCAAGAAGGATAATCATGATCAAATTGGCTGCAACAGGGTGTTTTGCCATCCACGCAATTGCCCCTGAATGGGAAACCTCCGGGAGATCCGGATCCTGTTGGCTTGATGTGTCCTGAGTTTCTTGATCCATTACTCTGCAGTCATAATGGTTTCAGGCTGGCTGTCGGCGCTGCCCGAAAGCTGAAGCGGCGCACCCTGACGTACCGATGCAAGACTGGTGGTTACAATACGTTCGCCGTCGTTGATTCCGTCGGATATGTAGGCATAAGTGGCATCCGAAAAAACGACCTCAACCGTACGGATATCAAGCCGTCCGTCGTCCATCACCCATACGGTGTCATCCTGACGGAGATGATCGCGGTTGATGCGAACTACATTCTCCAGGGGGCGTGTCTCAATCTCTGTTTCAATATACGATCCGATGATCAGCGGAAAACTCCGGTTTTCGTCGTCATAGTAACCCAGCGGGTCGTCCACGCGGATCAATACCCGCGCCAGGCGCGTCTGCGGTGTAAGGGATGCCTGCATATTTTCCACCGTTCCGTTTCTGTACACGCCTTGCGGCCAGGAACTGCGATTTCGCAATCTGGCAGCGGGATTGTCGGAATCGCTGAACGGAATCCGACTCAGATCGCCCGGTTTTACCAGTGCTGATATGCGAAAGGCATCCGCTGCTACCAGGCGGCCCAGATCCTCACCCGCAGAAACCTGAGACCCTATGTTCACCAGTCTATCCAAGATATGGGCGTCAAACGGGGCGCGAATGGTAGTACGCTCCAGATCGAGCATCGCCTGCTCAACGGCGGCCTCGGCGGATTCAACCTCTGCGCGGACGCGTGTCAGTTGCGGCTGCCTCAGCACAAGCGCCTTGTTGGCAGCCGAAAGGGTATCGTCAAACTGCTCATATTCGCGCCGTGCAACTTCCTGCTGACCCATTTCGATCATCAGGTCAGCCTGAGCCTGGCTCAGCAGGCTACGGCTCTGCTGCAGTGCAGCTTCATAATCCGATGGGTCAATCCGGAGTAAAACCTCGCCTGCACGTACGAATCCGCCCGGTTTAAAATTTTCAGACCGGTAAATCACCTCTCCGTTAACCCTGGGCCTTAGCCATACTTCATCCCGGGCCTCTACGGTTCCCATAGCCGTAATCAAGGGGGTGTAGGTGCCCGTTTCAGCTGTAAAGGTTTGAACCAGCATCGGCGTTTCACGGGTGTTGTTCGACTGGGACGCTGTGGGTTCTGTATTGAAAATCAGGACGATGAGTGCAGCCCCTGCAATCAAAATAGTGCCGCAGATAAGGACGGTTTTTTTCAGATTCATACTCTGTAATTGTATTTGGGCGCCGGATACGGTTCATACATATTGAATTGAATGAACCCGGCATGTGGCGTGATAACTGGTTAATTAACTGAAGCAGGGGGTTGATCGTTCGATGGGAATACCGTTTAAACGCTGAAAAGGGGCTGAAGTAAGCAGCATTGATATAATTTTACATCCGTAGATTCCGGAGTGGCTACCCATCTTCAACACCTGCGTTTTTTTAGGCAATTGACTTACTCAGGCGGCGCGGGAAGGTCCAGAATTTTATTCGGGATTTTCGTGCGCCGCCGCTTTCCCCATCGGGCTTTGTGATCCCGACCGCAGCTCAGGCGAGCCTGACGAGCCGTAGCGGAGTGGAGCTCATTTTTTGAACCCGCCGAATGGCTGCAAATCCCCCAACGTTTAAAATTGGAAAATCCACGCCAAAACCCCTCGACAACAATCCGGGCGTTGATCAAAATCCGGGCTCGGGGTCAGGATGGGCGCTTCATCCTACCCCGGGTTCCACCCGGGGCTATTGATGTGTAACGCCTCCGGCGTTTGAAGCAAGAGGTCTGCTCCGAGGGAGCGGGAAGGTCCAGAATTTTGATTGGCATTTTCGTGCGCCGCCGCTTTCCCTATCAGGCCTAGTCATCCCGACCGCAGCTCGGGCGAGCTTGACGAGCCGGAGCGGAGTGGAGCTCATTTTTTGAACCCGCCGAATGGCGGGAAATCCCCCAACGATTCATTTGGATAATCCACGCCAAAAACCCCTCGACAACAATCCGGGCGTTGATCAAAATCCGGGCTCGGGGTCAGGATGGGCGCTTCATCCTACCCCGGGTTCCACCCGGGGCTATTGATGTGTAACGCCTCCGGCGTTTGAAGCAAGAGGTCTGCTCCGAGGGAGCGGGAAGGTCCAGAATTTTGATTGGGATTTTCGTGCGCCGCCGCTTTCCCCATCGGGCTTTGTCATCCCGACCGCAGCTCGGGCGAGCCTGACGAGCCGGAGCGGAGTGGAGCTCATTTTTTGAACCCGCCGAATGGCGGGAAATCCCCCAACGATTCATTTGGATAATCCATGCCAAAACCCCTCGACAACAATCCGGGCGTTGGTAACGGTTACAGTGTACAGTCTGCTACGCTATCAACTACGCTGAAGCTATGTAGATCCGGAAACTTCAGACATCGCTCATCGCTCATCGCTCGTCGCCAGTCACCAATCAAAAGTCGCCAGTCGCCAGTCGCCAATCGCCATTCGCCCATCGTCCATCACAAAACTTCTCCTCCCTCCGGACCAGAGGCAAAAATCTGTGCGTTTTGTGCACGAAGAAAACCGGATAAGAGATTTCCCTACCTGAATCACAGCATAGCTCCTACACAGATGTTTTCATTAAACGGGTAATTTGAGCCTAAGTAAATCATATTCATACCTTACGTTGTCTGTTTAAGTACAGGCAGATAACTGAACTTCAAATAAAATCTCTGAGACAGTACCCATGAAAACAAAAATTCTGACAACCATTTTATTAGCTGCTCTTTTCGTAAGCGGCTGTACGAGTACCGGTGCATTTTTATCCGCAAACCAAACCATAGTAAACCTTGAGGAGGGCAATTACAGCATCGCAGCTACAAATGTGTCGGGTGAATCTGAATCCGGATACATCCTTGGCCTTAGCTACTCTACGGGGCTGACGGCCGCAACGCTTGCCATAGCACGGGTTGAAGGTACAGGTATGCTCTACGCTGAAGCGCTTGAAAACCTCTGGCAAAATTATGAGTCGGCCGGGGGAGAGGTTGACAATCAAAAGCTTGCACTGACAAATGTGCGCTATGATACAGACATCATAAATTTGATCGTCTATACAAAAGTAAAGATCAAGGTAAGGGCTGATATTGTTGAATTTGAATGAAGCCTCAATCCATGGTTCATGACGGTGCAGTGATACCGGCAAACATGAAATACGGAAGGTTTTTTGCTTTCCTGACGTTTGTGATTGGCGTGATCTACGCTGTCGTGACTATGATCGGGCTGATCTCGCTGGAGTCGCCGCAGGACCCGATAGGGGATCCCTGGTTTACGATGATGGAGCTGCTGATCCTGCTCATAGCTCCATCCATGATGAGTGCCATGGCGGCTGTTCACGGGGTATCCGCGCAGGATAAAAAACTGTGGAGCCTCCTGGCTCTTGTTTTCATGGCAATGATGGCCGGCTTGACGTCAGCCGTGCACTTTTCGATTCTCACGGTGAGTCCGCACCTTGACCACTCACAGCCATGGGTGCAAAATCTGTTTCTTTTTGAGTGGCCTTCGGTTGTGTACGCTCTGGATATCCTGGCATGGGACTGGTTCTTTGCATTGTCCATGCTCTTTGCGGTACCGGTTTTTAACGGTGACGGGTTTGAGAAAGCCGTACGGTACCTGTTTTTAATCAGTGCGCTGTTGAGCTTTGCCGGACTGCTGGGAGTTTACACGGCCAGTATGACGATCCGGAACATTGGTGTTTTAGGATATGGCGTGGTTGCCCCTATCGGCTTTCTGTTTCTGGGCCTTTTTTACAACAGGCTGATTCAGCAGTCTGCGCTGTAGAAAAAGAGATTTTAAATATTAATCTGAGATATATGGATACGAGAGATCTTATATACTACTCTACACTGGCTCCTTCAGGACACAATACGCAGCCGTGGAAATTTTCTGTACAAGATAACATCATACGTATCTATCCCGATTTCGATCGTACTCTTTCGGTTGTGGATCCGGATAATCACGCGCTCTACATCAGTCTTGGATGTGCACTTGAGAATCTGGTGATCTCTGCCAAAGAGGATGGATCAGCATGCAGGGTCGGTGTTTTTCCGGATGATGAAAATGAGGAGTGTCTGCGTGTTACCCTTACCGATGAAAGCCCGGCCAAAG comes from Rhodohalobacter mucosus and encodes:
- a CDS encoding efflux RND transporter periplasmic adaptor subunit, which produces MNLKKTVLICGTILIAGAALIVLIFNTEPTASQSNNTRETPMLVQTFTAETGTYTPLITAMGTVEARDEVWLRPRVNGEVIYRSENFKPGGFVRAGEVLLRIDPSDYEAALQQSRSLLSQAQADLMIEMGQQEVARREYEQFDDTLSAANKALVLRQPQLTRVRAEVESAEAAVEQAMLDLERTTIRAPFDAHILDRLVNIGSQVSAGEDLGRLVAADAFRISALVKPGDLSRIPFSDSDNPAARLRNRSSWPQGVYRNGTVENMQASLTPQTRLARVLIRVDDPLGYYDDENRSFPLIIGSYIETEIETRPLENVVRINRDHLRQDDTVWVMDDGRLDIRTVEVVFSDATYAYISDGINDGERIVTTSLASVRQGAPLQLSGSADSQPETIMTAE
- a CDS encoding DUF6567 family protein, which codes for MKTKILTTILLAALFVSGCTSTGAFLSANQTIVNLEEGNYSIAATNVSGESESGYILGLSYSTGLTAATLAIARVEGTGMLYAEALENLWQNYESAGGEVDNQKLALTNVRYDTDIINLIVYTKVKIKVRADIVEFE